A window of Syngnathoides biaculeatus isolate LvHL_M chromosome 9, ASM1980259v1, whole genome shotgun sequence contains these coding sequences:
- the hapstr1b gene encoding HUWE1-associated protein modifying stress responses — translation MEERKEEGEAEIQEHGPEHWFSKWERQCLAAAEQSEPLGDEETEQNQQKLWHLFQNSATAVAQLYKDRECQQQGLSLWVPFQNAATAVTNMYKESMEARQRSYDLGFQIGYQRRNKEVMAWVKKRRRTIRREDLISFLCGKNPPPRAARAPPRGAMVAASRPPPPETGSSVETDLQPFREAIALHGLSGAMASISVRSSGQPPGSPTHPAVAPPHCRRRNGLHDVDLNTFIAEEMALHLDSAANRKRGAAPCGDVITDSPTHKRNRML, via the exons ATGGAGGAACGGAAGGAGGAGGGAGAAGCCGAGATCCAGGAGCACGGCCCTGAGCACTGGTTCTCTAAGTGGGAGCGCCAGTGCCTCGCTGCCGCCGAGCAGAGCGAGCCGCTGGGCGACGAGGAGACTGAGCAGAACCAACAGAAACTGTGGCACCTCTTCCAGAACTCGGCCACAGCTGTGGCACAGCTTTACAAAG ACAGAGAGTGCCAGCAGCAAGGCCTTTCTCTCTGGGTGCCCTTCCAGAATGCAGCCACTGCCGTCACGAACATGTACAAAG aAAGCATGGAGGCCCGCCAGCGCAGCTACGACCTTGGGTTCCAGATCGGCTACCAGcgcaggaacaaggaagtgatGGCCTGGGTGAAAAAGCGGCGGAGAACCATCCGTCGTGAGGATCTCATCAGCTTCTTGTGCGGCAAAAACCCCCCTCCCAGGGCAGCCCGGGCCCCTCCCCGGGGAGCCATGGTGGCCGCCAGCCGGCCGCCACCGCCCGAGACGGGCAGCTCCGTGGAGACTGACCTGCAGCCCTTCAGAGAGGCCATAGCCCTGCATG GTCTCAGCGGCGCCATGGCGAGCATCTCCGTGCGCTCTTCGGGCCAACCGCCGGGCTCGCCCACCCACCCGGCTGTGGCGCCTCCCCACTGCCGTCGCCGCAATGGCCTTCACGACGTCGACCTGAACACCTTCATAGCCGAGGAGATGGCCCTCCACCTGGATTCGGCCGCCAACCGCAAGCGGGGCGCAGCCCCCTGTGGCGATGTCATCACAGACTCCCCTACGCATAAACGCAACCGGATGCTCTGA